In Cicer arietinum cultivar CDC Frontier isolate Library 1 chromosome 7, Cicar.CDCFrontier_v2.0, whole genome shotgun sequence, a single window of DNA contains:
- the LOC101504651 gene encoding LOW QUALITY PROTEIN: uncharacterized protein (The sequence of the model RefSeq protein was modified relative to this genomic sequence to represent the inferred CDS: inserted 1 base in 1 codon), translating to MSSTTTRTPKEHIEEIRRKKFSIGGEQNPLTEDLHHAVKNLSAELYAKDVHFLMELIQNAEDNHYKDGEKPTLEFVITSHDITATAAPATLLVFNNENGFSPKNIESICSVGRSTKKDNRSSGYIGEKGIGFKSVFLVTAHAYIFSNGYQIRFNERPCPHCKIGYVVPEWVEEKPTLADIKKIYGAGKKSLPTTTIVLPLKPDKVNPVKQQLSSFHPEVLLFLSKIRHLSVREDNEDPKKNSVTAVSISSEINFVTRKNXXXXSYTIHLSAGENSNNEKECSYYMWKQKFPVNLNNVVERRMGVEECVVTLAFPHQERLHKNKSSPGVYAFLPTEMVTNFPFIIQADFVLASSRETILLDNKWNQGILGYVPSAFVDAFKTLVTGSNEAPVSSLPPMFRFLPIHSSPFEKFNNVREKIRAKLAKEKIVPIETFTKPKHFCKPHEVSRLLPMFWNILTKAHEEGVYLLDLSLHDGVKILSSSFDKREYDDILNFLGVKLVNIGWYAKCIQSSNLVDGVSEDNYVELLQFVARICSPNFINIPLIKYVGSDGILSFSSIHECRQQGAGAKRVVLAPSSKTCPCSWLIEWNNVFACATNQFFMPESTQKAISKSRYKFHLLAWFAKDVNVRTLTVNSFANVLCSSINDNCKLAIAYAHFLYHSLSNGYLSSREVDDLCSSMPLVDKYGRITKTRKEVFLPANVSKWADLIVSNPWRNEDYVELGKAYLNASSYAGQYTDSGKLIEFLKTRVGASDIPDISPPNAGFSAADTPLTKENAFLLLNWIRNLKHKEVHLPERFLECIKEGSWLKVTGNGYMPPAKSFLIGSSLGKILQSGSVLVDIPLIDESFYGNKINEYTAELKSIGVMFGCEEACEFIGRELMSRATSFSLRGSHVLLMLNFIQYLRKSLLPLDRFVNSIREGSWLKTTCGLRSPVGSVLNDSGWQVASQISDIPFIDHTYYGEEIHNFKEELKLLGVIVDLSGNYQVVIEHLKSPANMVSLTAEAFLFIMECIRHSNASLKLLIALKGMSSLKTNMGFKTPTECFLYDPVWGCILEVFTGLPVMDHKFYGEKIFSYRDELRQTGVVVDFENAIQKFASLFKQKALETSINQQHVLSFLSCCRLLKGTDYSFPSDFSLIIHKMEWLHTSVGDFRCPRKCILYGPEWKSISSITCLPFIDYTDKGCAFDEYKAELKSIGAVTELKDGVHFVAECLNFPSNPSTISPENVFSLLECVRLLMQDNKLAIEDDFRKRLSKNWLKTHAGYRPPEKSLLFDSKWSSFLNPIDGPFIDENFYGPKITAYQKELNAIGVTSEVANVCSLLASHLESLSDHDTIVKIYKYLCESNWKPEEEAAKKIWVLDGIKGGKWVDSEECIVHDPAKLFGSKFYVLEDIYDNNDILLFFYFAMDIKNKPSLKDYVDLWNDWGNSMEQLSYDECCKFWTSISKYLSTNEENKLADSLMKLPATSGNHEIFLVDKKDVFIPDNLHMKKLFEREKVFVWYPQHNLTPLSKCKLSDIYRKVGARNISESVSKEESSLMNDDGKLKYVDPNNIFSLMGLVKLILGFLACSSLKMEPKKRRETVQSILNLSFHETVEPLNVSYSLSLSSGDVITKKTSKRVRWESQGCKFIIQKMDEVPGDALKYATSFSEAISEGVLRENHDHVPALSELITLGFVLKFKNEEVDFLMESKNLQIDLEDEEFLSSAFPYD from the exons ATGAGTAGTACTACTACTAGAACACCTAAGGAACACATTGAAGAAATACGAAGGAAAAAGTTTTCTATCGGAGGTGAACAAAACCCTTTAACTGAAGACCTTCATCATGCTGTCAAAAATCTCTCCGCTGAACTTTATGCTAAAGATGTTCATTTCCTCATGGAACTCATTCAA AATGCTGAAGATAATCATTATAAGGATGGAGAGAAACCAACACTTGAGTTTGTTATAACTTCTCATGACATTACTGCTACTGCTGCTCCAGCTACATTACTTGTTTTCAATAATGAAAACGGTTTCTCTCCAAAAAACATTGAGTCCATTTGTAGTGTTGGACGGTCCACAAAGAAAGACAACAGGAGCAGTGGTTACATTGGAGAGAAAG GAATTGGTTTCAAGAGTGTGTTTCTGGTTACTGCTCATGCTTATATTTTCAGTAACGGATATCAGATAAGGTTCAATGAGAGGCCTTGTCCACATTGTAAAATTGGATATGTAGTTCCTGAATGGGTTGAGGAGAAGCCAACCCTTGCCGATATAAAGAAGATATATGGTGCTGGTAAAAAGTCCCTTCCAACTACAACAATTGTCTTACCTCTGAAGCCAGATAAGGTAAATCCTGTGAAACAACAGCTCTCAAGCTTTCACCCAGAAGTTTTATTGTTCCTTTCAAAAATCAGACACCTTTCTGTCAGAGAAGATAATGAGGACCCCAAAAAGAATTCTGTAACTGCTGTATCTATTTCAAGCGAGATTAACTTTGTGACAAGGAAAA NNNNNNNNNNGTCTTACACAATTCATCTATCAGCGGGGGAAAATAGTAATAACGAAAAGGAATGCAGTTACTATATGTGGAAGCAAAAATTTCCTGTAAACTTGAATAATGTGGTGGAAAGGAGAATGGGTGTAGAAGAGTGTGTTGTGACATTGGCCTTCCCACATCAGGAGAGACTTCACAAGAATAAGAGCTCCCCAGGGGTTTATGCATTTCTGCCTACAGAGATGGTCACTAATTTTCCCTTCATAATTCAAGCAGATTTTGTTCTTGCCTCATCAAGGGAGACAATTCTCTTGGATAATAAGTGGAATCAAGGGATACTTGGATACGTTCCGTCAGCTTTTGTAGATGCATTCAAAACACTCGTCACAGGATCAAATGAAGCTCCAGTATCCAGCCTGCCTCCTATGTTCAGGTTCCTTCCAATTCATAGTTCTCCTTTTGAGAAATTCAATAATGTGAGGGAGAAAATCAGAGCAAAACTGGCTAAAGAAAAAATTGTTCCTATTGAGACATTTACAAAGCCGAAACATTTCTGTAAGCCTCATGAAGTTAGCAGGCTACTACCTATGTTTTGGAATATTTTGACAAAGGCCCACGAGGAAGGAGTATACTTGCTTGACCTATCTTTACATGATGGGGTGAAAATCTTGAGTTCTTCATTTGATAAAAGAGAGTATGATGACATACTCAACTTTTTAGGGGTGAAACTGGTGAATATTGGTTGGTATGCAAAGTGCATCCAGAGTTCTAATCTTGTGGATGGAGTATCAGAAGATAATTATGTTGAGCTTTTACAGTTTGTTGCTCGAATCTGTTCACCCAATTTCATTAATATTCCATTGATTAAATATGTGGGTTCTGATGGGATTCTGTCTTTTTCCAGTATTCATGAATGCAGACAGCAAGGTGCAGGTGCCAAGCGAGTAGTACTAGCACCCTCAAGTAAGACTTGTCCTTGTTCTTGGTTGATTGAATGGAACAATGTATTTGCATGTGCCACAAACCAGTTTTTTATGCCAGAAAGCACACAAAAAGCTATCTCCAAATCGCGCTATAAGTTTCATTTGTTGGCGTGGTTTGCAAAAGATGTTAATGTTCGAACTCTGACTGTAAACAGTTTTGCAAATGTCCTCTGTAGTTCTATTAATGATAACTGCAAGCTTGCCATCGCATATGCTCATTTCTTATACCACTCTTTGTCTAATGGTTATTTGTCAAGTCGGGAGGTTGATGATCTATGTAGTTCTATGCCACTTGTGGACAAGTATGGACGTATTACTAAAACCCGAAAAGAGGTTTTTCTGCCTGCAAATGTGAGCAAATGGGCAGACTTGATTGTTTCTAATCCATGGAGAAATGAAGATTATGTTGAGCTAGGAAAGGCGTATTTAAATGCATCTTCTTATGCAGGCCAATATACAGATTCTGGGAAGCTTATTGAATTTCTCAAAACTCGTGTTGGAGCTTCTGACATACCTGACATATCTCCTCCAAATGCTGGGTTTTCAGCTGCGGATACACCACTTACAAAAGAAAATGCCTTTTTACTTTTGAATTGGATTCGGAATCTGAAGCATAAGGAAGTGCACCTACCAGAGAGGTTCTTAGAATGCATAAAAGAAGGCAGCTGGCTTAAAGTTACAGGTAATGGATACATGCCTCCTGCAAAATCATTCCTAATTGGCTCATCGTTGGGAAAAATTTTGCAAAGTGGTTCAGTTCTTGTTGACATTCCCTTGATTGATGAGAGCTTCTATGGGAATAAAATAAATGAGTACACAGCGGAGTTGAAATCAATAGGAGTAATGTTCGGATGTGAGGAAGCATGTGAGTTCATTGGAAGAGAACTAATGTCTCGTGCAACTTCTTTCTCTTTAAGAGGGAGTCATGTTCTTTTGATGCTTAACTTCATCCAATATCTCAGGAAAAGTCTTCTTCCTTTGGACAGATTTGTCAACAGCATTAGAGAGGGAAGTTGGCTAAAGACAACCTGTGGTCTTAGGTCTCCTGTGGGATCGGTATTGAATGATTCTGGATGGCAAGTTGCATCACAAATTAGTGATATTCCTTTCATTGATCATACTTATTATGGCGAGGAAATACATAATTTCAAAGAGGAGCTCAAGTTGCTGGGAGTGATAGTTGACTTAAGTGGAAATTACCAAGTTGTCATTGAGCATTTAAAATCACCTGCAAATATGGTATCTTTGACAGCTGAggcttttctttttataatggAATGCATCAGACACTCGAATGCCTCTCTTAAACTCTTAATTGCGCTAAAGGGAATGAGCTCCTTGAAGACTAACATGGGTTTCAAAACACCAACTGAATGTTTCTTGTATGACCCAGTGTGGGGTTGCATTCTGGAGGTATTCACTGGTCTTCCTGTTATGGATCATAAATTTTATGGTGAGAAGATTTTTTCTTACAGAGATGAATTGAGGCAAACCGGGGTCGTGGTTGATTTTGAAAATGCTATCCAAAAATTTGCTAGTCTCTTCAAACAAAAAGCATTGGAAACTTCAATTAACCAACAACATGTTCTATCATTTCTCTCCTGTTGCAGGCTGTTGAAGGGAACTGATTATAGTTTTCCTTCTGATTTCTCACTCATCATACATAAAATGGAGTGGTTGCATACTAGTGTTGGTGATTTTAGGTGCCCAAGAAAATGCATTTTATATGGTCCAGAGTGGAAATCCATATCTTCTATAACTTGTCTCCCTTTCATTGATTACACTGACAAAGGTTGTGCTTTTGATGAGTACAAGGCAGAGCTAAAGAGCATCGGTGCTGTTACTGAATTAAAAGATGGAGTGCATTTTGTGGCTGAATGTCTGAATTTTCCTTCAAATCCCTCCACCATTAGTCCTGAAAATGTGTTTTCTTTGCTGGAATGCGTCCGACTTCTAATGCAGGATAACAAGCTTGCCATTGAAGATGATTTCAGAAAAAGGTTGTCGAAAAATTGGTTGAAGACACATGCTGGTTATAGGCCTCCAGAGAAGTCTTTGCTTTTCGATTCCAAGTGGAGTTCTTTCTTGAATCCCATCGATGGGCCTtttattgatgagaattttTATGGACCTAAAATTACAGCTTACCAGAAAGAACTCAATGCGATAGGGGTCACTAGTGAAGTTGCGAATGTTTGCTCCTTGCTTGCCAGTCACCTTGAATCTCTCTCTGATCATGATACCATTGTGAAAATATACAAGTACTTATGTGAATCTAACTGGAAGCCAGAGGAGGAAGCTGCAAAAAAGATTTGGGTTCTGGATGGAATTAAAGGTGGTAAGTGGGTTGATTCTGAAGAATGCATCGTACACGACCCTGCTAAactttttggttcaaaattttATGTTCTAGAAGATATCTATGATAACAACgatattcttctttttttctacTTTGCAATGGACATCAAGAATAAACCCTCACTAAAAGATTATGTTGACCTTTGGAATGATTGGGGGAATTCAATGGAACAATTGTCATATGATGAGTGCTGCAAGTTCTGGACGTCTATCTCGAAATACTTGAGCACAAATGAAGAGAATAAACTTGCTGATAGTTTGATGAAACTACCTGCAACATCGGGAAACCATGAAATATTTCTGGTAGATAAGAAAGATGTTTTTATTCCTGATAACCTTCATATGAAGAAGCTTTTTGAGAGGGAGAAAGTTTTTGTATGGTATCCTCAGCATAACTTGACACCATTGTCAAAGTGTAAACTGTCTGACATTTACAGAAAAGTTGGTGCTAGAAATATCTCTGAATCAGTAAGCAAAGAAGAATCATCCTTAATGAATGATGATGGTAAACTGAAGTATGTTGATCCAAATAATATTTTCAGCTTAATGGGGTTGGTTAAGCTTATTCTTGGTTTTCTTGCATGTTCTAGCCTGAAAATGGAACCAAAAAAGAGACGTGAAACTGTTCAAAGTATTCTCAACTTGAGTTTCCATGAGACAGTGGAGCCACTCAATGTAAGTTATAGTTTATCATTATCATCAGGGGACGTCATTACCAAAAAGACAAGCAAAAGGGTACGTTGGGAAAGTCAAGGCTGCAAGTTTATCATCCAGAAGATGGATGAAGTTCCCGGCGATGCATTGAAATATGCTACAAGTTTCTCTGAAGCAATATCTGAGGGTGTTTTGCGTGAGAATCATGATCATGTTCCTGCACTCTCCGAACTAATCACATTGGGTTTTGTGTTGAAATTCAAGAATGAAGAAGTTGATTTTCTAATGGAATCCAAGAACCTGCAGATTGACCTTGAGGATGAGGAGTTCCTCAGTTCTGCCTTCCCTTATGACTAA
- the LOC101504115 gene encoding uncharacterized protein, whose translation MSTSNGTPKEHIEGIRRKKFSIGGEQNPLTEDLHHAVKNLSAELYAKDVHFLMELVQNAEDNHYNEGDSPSLEFVITSDDITGTGASATLLIFNNEKGFSPKNIESICSVGRSTKKGNRSSGYIGEKGIGFKSVFLVTAQPYIFSNGYQIRFNERPCPHCSLGYVVPEWVEEKPTLEDIKKIYGVGNNSLPTTTIVLPLKPDKVKPVKQQLSSIHPEVLLFLTKIRQLSVREVNENPKQNTVTAVSISSEVNFVTRKNMNAESYTLHLSAEENSNAEKECAYYMWKQKFPVRLENVVERRTDVEEWVITLAFPNQERLSRGKSLPGVYAFLPTEMVTNFPFIVQADFVLASSRETILLDNKWNQGILECVPLAFMDAFKTLVIGSDEAPISSLPRMFKFLPIDSSPFEKFNYVREKIKAKLVDENIVPIETYTKQKHFYKPGEVNRLLPGFWNILTKARKEGVYLLNLSSHDGRKILSSSFDKSEYDDVLNFLGVKYVTVDWYAKCIQSSNLVGGVSEDLYLKLLLFVAKNWSSMFKGTDINNIPLIKYVASDGTLSTFSLFDCTQNHNGAKRVVLTDSSQSNACSWLINWNREFACAANRYFMPESTQDAILCLAQKQTLIEWLSTHVFVTNMSVYTFANVLCSFVNSSCKLAIAYAHFLYHSFSMGYLSHRDVDSLCSSMPLVDNYGCITIRREGVLVPANVSKWADLIVSNPWSRENYVELGVEYLNSSCYAGQHTGSGKLIEFLKTHVGASDIPDISPPNAGFSAVETPLTKDNAFLLLDWIHNLKYKGVRLPDRFLKCIKDGSWLKVTVNGYRPPSKSFLIRSPLGKILQSGSVLVDIPLIDESFYGDRINKYAEELKTIGVMSSCEEACDFIGRELMSRASTFALSKNHVLLMLNFIQYLRKSLLPLDKFVNNIKEGTWLKTSRGLKSPVGSVLNDSKWLVAAQISDIPFIDKSYYGDEIYNYIEELKLLGVIVDLNGNYQVVIDHLKSPSNLASLTAESVILAMRCIKFLKAPSKLLSSLKGTSCLKTNMGFKIPSECFLYDPVWGCILDVFNGFCVIDHEFYGEKIFFYKYQLRQIGVVVDFGDTIKKFASLFKQKASQTSFNQQHVMSFLSCCRLLKGTEHRFPSDFSTIIHNEKWLYTKVGCYSCPRKCVLYGPEWKSISSITCLPFIDDSDKCYGMKIHEYKEELKNIGVVTELKKGVRFVPECLNFPSDPSTISPESVFSLLECIRSLMEEHKLAIEDGFRKRLSRNWLKTHAGYRPPEMCLLFDSKWSSFLNPSDGPFIDADFYGPKIASFQKELHAIGVTIDLDKGCPLLACHLDSLSDTDNIMKIYRYLSEYNWKPEENAAKKIWIPQVTKGGKWVNSEECIIHDPDKLFGLKLYVLEDVYDKKILPFLTFAMEVRSKPSLDDYVDLWNGWEKSSEELSYDKCSKFWMFILKHLGINTEKILSKRLVKLPVTTGGNEIFLLDKENVFIPDNLHLKKLFEQEKVFVWYPQKNFGPLSISKLYGIYRKIGARNISESLCKEEPSSVNDDVELVQVDQNNIFSLKGLVKLILGFLACSSLKMEPDKRHEAVQGLLNLSFLETMEQVTVSYSLSLSSGDIISKKDDKMVRWERQSSKFFTQKMDGHQGNSLKYAMCFSEAISEGVLCENHEFVPALTELITLGFVLKFKNEDIEFLMLSKNLQIFSEDVEFLSSSFATD comes from the exons atgaGTACTAGTAATGGAACACCTAAGGAACACATTGAAGGAATACGAAGGAAAAAGTTTTCAATTGGAGGTGAACAAAACCCTTTAACTGAAGACCTTCATCACGCTGTCAAAAATCTCTCTGCTGAACTTTATGCTAAAGATGTTCATTTCCTCATGGAACTCGTTCAA AATGCTGAAGACAACCACTACAATGAAGGAGATAGTCCATCATTGGAGTTTGTCATAACTTCAGATGACATAACTGGTACTGGTGCTTCAGCCACATTACTTATTTTCAATAATGAAAAGGGTTTCTCTCCAAAAAACATTGAGTCCATTTGCAGTGTTGGAAGATCAACAAAGAAAGGCAATAGAAGCAGTGGTTACATTGGAGAGAAAG GAATTGGCTTCAAGAGCGTGTTTCTGGTTACTGCTCAGCCTTATATTTTTAGCAATGGATATCAAATAAGGTTCAATGAGAGGCCTTGTCCACATTGCAGTCTTGGGTATGTAGTTCCTGAATGGGTTGAGGAGAAGCCAACCCTTGAGGATATAAAGAAGATATATGGTGTTGGTAATAATTCTCTTCCAACTACAACAATTGTCTTACCTCTGAAGCCTGACAAGGTCAAACCTGTTAAACAACAGCTCTCTAGCATTCATCCAGAAGTTCTGTTGTTTCTTACAAAAATCAGACAACTTTCTGTCAGAGAAGTTAATGAGAATCCCAAACAGAACACCGTGACTGCCGTATCTATTTCAAGCGAGGTTAACTTTGTGACTAGGAAAAACATGAATGCTGAGTCTTACACACTTCATCTATCTGCAGAGGAAAATAGTAATGCTGAGAAGGAATGTGCCTACTATATGTGGAAGCAAAAGTTTCCGGTCAGGTTGGAAAATGTGGTCGAACGGAGAACTGATGTGGAAGAATGGGTTATAACATTGGCTTTCCCAAATCAGGAGAGGCTTAGCAGAGGTAAGAGCTTACCAGGGGTCTATGCATTTCTTCCTACAGAGATGGTCACAAATTTTCCTTTCATAGTTCAAGCAGATTTTGTCCTTGCCTCATCGAGGGAGACGATTTTACTGGATAATAAATGGAACCAAGGGATACTTGAATGTGTTCCGTTGGCCTTTATGGATGCATTCAAAACACTTGTCATAGGATCAGATGAAGCTCCAATATCCAGTTTGCCTCGTATGTTCAAGTTCCTTCCCATTGATAGTTCTCCATTTGAGAAGTTTAATTATGTTAGGGAGAAAATCAAAGCAAAATTGGTTGACGAAAATATTGTTCCTATTGAGACCTACACCAAACAGAAGCACTTCTATAAGCCTGGTGAAGTTAACAGACTGCTACCCGGATTCTGGAATATTTTGACTAAAGCCCGCAAGGAAGGAGTGTACTTGCTTAACTTATCTTCTCACGATGGGAGGAAGATCTTGAGTTCTTCATTTGACAAAAGTGAGTACGACGACGTACTCAATTTTTTAGGGGTGAAATATGTGACTGTTGATTGGTATGCAAAGTGCATCCAGAGTTCTAATCTTGTGGGCGGAGTATCAGAAGATCTCTATCTTAAGCTTTTACTGTTTGTTGCTAAAAATTGGTCTTCAATGTTTAAGGGCACAGACATTAATAATATTCCATTGATTAAATATGTGGCTTCTGATGGAACTCTATCCACTTTTAGTCTTTTTGATTGCACACAGAACCACAATGGTGCCAAGCGAGTAGTACTAACAGACTCAAGTCAGTCTAATGCTTGTTCTTGGCTGATCAATTGGAACAGAGAATTTGCATGTGCAGCAAACCGGTATTTTATGCCTGAAAGCACACAAGATGCTATCTTGTGTTTGGCCCAGAAACAGACTTTGATAGAATGGCTTTCAACTCATGTTTTTGTTACTAATATGAGCGTCTACACTTTTGCAAATGTTCTCTGCAGTTTTGTTAATAGCAGCTGCAAACTTGCCATTGCATATGCTCATTTCTTATACCACTCTTTCTCAATGGGTTATCTGTCACATCGGGATGTTGATAGTCTATGTTCTTCTATGCCACTAGTGGACAACTATGGATGTATCACAATAAGAAGAGAAGGAGTTCTTGTGCCTGCAAATGTGAGCAAATGGGCAGATTTGATTGTTTCAAATCCATGGAGTAGGGAAAATTATGTTGAGCTTGGAGTGGAGTACCTGAATTCCTCATGTTATGCTGGCCAACACACAGGTTCTGGGAAGCTTATCGAATTTCTCAAAACTCATGTTGGAGCTTCTGACATACCTGATATATCACCTCCAAATGCTGGATTTTCAGCCGTAGAGACACCACTTACCAAAGACAATGCGTTTTTGCTTTTGGATTGGATTCATAATCTGAAGTATAAGGGAGTACGTCTACCAGATAGGTTTTTGAAATGTATAAAAGATGGCAGCTGGCTTAAAGTTACGGTCAATGGATACAGGCCTCCTTCCAAGTCGTTCTTAATTCGCTCACCCTTGGGAAAAATTTTGCAAAGTGGCTCAGTTCTTGTGGACATTCCCCTGATTGATGAGAGCTTCTATGGGGATAGAATAAACAAATATGCCGAGGAGTTGAAAACAATTGGAGTGATGTCCAGTTGTGAGGAAGCATGTGATTTCATTGGAAGAGAACTGATGTCTCGTGCATCTACCTTTGCTTTAAGTAAGAATCATGTTCTTTTGATGCTGAATTTCATCCAATATCTCAGGAAAAGTCTTCTCCCTTTGGACAAATTTGTAAACAACATCAAAGAAGGGACTTGGCTAAAGACATCCCGTGGTCTCAAGTCTCCTGTGGGATCTGTATTGAATGATTCTAAATGGCTAGTTGCAGCACAAATCAGTGACATTCCATTCATTGATAAATCTTATTATGGtgatgaaatttataattacatAGAGGAGCTCAAGTTGCTAGGAGTGATAGTTGACTTAAATGGTAATTACCAAGTTGTCATTGACCATTTAAAATCACCTTCAAATCTGGCCTCTTTGACCGCTGAGTCTGTTATTTTGGCAATGCGTTGTATCAAATTCTTGAAGGCCCCTAGTAAACTCTTAAGTTCACTGAAGGGAACAAGCTGCTTGAAAACAAACATGGGTTTCAAAATACCTAGTGAATGTTTCTTGTATGACCCGGTGTGGGGATGCATTTTAGATGTATTCAATGGCTTTTGTGTGATTGATCATGAATTCTATGGAGAGAAgattttcttttacaaatatCAACTGAGGCAAATTGGGGTGGTGGTTGATTTTGGAGATACTATCAAGAAGTTTGCTTCTCTCTTCAAACAGAAGGCATCACAAACATCATTTAACCAACAGCATGTGATGTCATTTCTCTCCTGTTGCCGGCTGCTGAAGGGAACTGAACATAGATTTCCTTCTGATTTCTCAACAATCATACATAATGAGAAGTGGTTGTATACTAAGGTTGGTTGTTATTCATGCCCTAGAAAATGCGTTTTATATGGACCGGAGTGGAAATCTATATCTTCTATTACTTGTCTCCCGTTCATTGATGACAGTGACAAATGCTATGGTATGAAAATACATGAATACAAGGAAGAGCTGAAGAACATTGGTGTAGTTACTGAATTGAAAAAGGGAGTGAGATTTGTGCCTGAATGTCTGAATTTTCCTTCAGATCCCTCCACCATTAGTCCCGAAAGTGTGTTTTCCTTGCTGGAGTGCATCCGAAGTCTAATGGAAGAGCATAAGCTTGCCATTGAAGATGGTTTCAGAAAAAGATTGTCTAGAAATTGGTTGAAGACACATGCTGGTTATAGGCCTCCAGAGATGTGTTTGTTGTTTGATTCAAAGTGGAGTTCTTTCTTGAATCCATCCGATGGGCCTTTTATTGATGCGGATTTTTATGGACCTAAAATTGCATCTTTCCAGAAAGAACTCCATGCTATAGGAGTTACTATCGACCTTGATAAAGGGTGCCCCTTGCTTGCCTGTCACCTTGATTCTCTCTCTGACACTGAtaatattatgaaaatatataG GTACTTGTCTGAGTACAATTGGAAACCAGAGGAAAATGCTGCCAAGAAAATTTGGATTCCACAAGTTACTAAAGGTGGAAAGTGGGTCAACTCTGAAGAGTGCATCATACATGACCCAGATAAACTTTTTGGTCTGAAGTTATATGTTCTTGAAGATGTCTATGATAAGAAGATTCTCCCCTTTCTAACATTTGCCATGGAAGTCAGGTCTAAGCCCTCACTTGATGATTATGTTGACCTGTGGAATGGTTGGGAAAAATCATCTGAAGAGTTGTCATATGACAAGTGCAGTAAGTTCTGGATGTTCATCCTGAAACACTTGGGCATTAATACAGAGAAGATACTTTCTAAGAGGTTGGTCAAACTACCGGTAACAACCGGAGGCAATGAAATATTTCTGTTGGATAAAGAAAATGTTTTTATTCCTGATAACCTTCATCTGAAGAAACTTTTTGAGCAGGAGAAAGTTTTTGTGTGGTATCCTCAGAAGAACTTTGGGCCATTGTCCATTTCTAAGTTATACGGCATCTACAGAAAAATCGGTGCTCGTAATATATCTGAATCACTATGCAAAGAAGAACCATCCTCAGTGAATGATGATGTCGAACTGGTGCAAGTTGATCAGAATAATATTTTCAGCTTAAAAGGTTTGGTAAAGCTCATTCTTGGTTTCCTTGCTTGTTCTAGCTTGAAAATGGAACCAGATAAGAGACATGAAGCTGTTCAAGGTCTTCTAAACCTGAGTTTCCTTGAGACAATGGAGCAAGTCACGGTAAGCTATAGTTTATCACTGTCTTCAGGGGACATCATTTCTAAGAAAGATGACAAAATGGTACGCTGGGAAAGACAAAGTTCCAAGTTTTTCACCCAGAAGATGGACGGGCATCAAGGAAATTCTCTTAAATATGCAATGTGTTTCTCCGAAGCAATATCAGAGGGTGTTTTGTGTGAGAATCATGAATTTGTTCCTGCTCTTACTGAACTGATCACATTGGGTTTTGTGCTGAAATTCAAGAATGAAGACATTGAATTTCTGATGTTGTCCAAGAATTTGCAGATTTTCAGTGAGGATGTTGAGTTCCTCAGTTCTTCGTTCGCAACTGACTAA
- the LOC101503454 gene encoding uncharacterized protein: protein MGDRKGDVRIYIISCFFFACTIGGGIFLSLYIFLPESESVTWHLIAGMILVAIPWISWFVIFLYRCIRPINVPFDEHRLNNGAIWTPKSSPAVTSPNGAKSPAHSPVGGGRERCVQFGPVVEMGNGFHGDDGEGEEHHHNEDFVDHHESKEEHEIPTLIMVEH, encoded by the coding sequence ATGGGAGATAGAAAAGGAGATGTTAGAATATATATAATCTCTTGTTTTTTCTTTGCATGCACCATTGGAGGAGGAATCTTCCTTAGCTTGTACATATTCCTACCAGAATCTGAATCTGTAACATGGCATCTCATTGCAGGCATGATATTGGTTGCAATTCCATGGATCTCTTGGTTTGTCATCTTTTTATATAGATGTATTAGACCTATTAATGTTCCATTTGATGAACACCGTCTTAATAATGGTGCAATTTGGACACCAAAATCTTCACCAGCTGTTACAAGTCCTAATGGTGCAAAATCCCCAGCTCATTCCCCTGTTGGTGGTGGTCGCGAGCGCTGCGTTCAATTCGGTCCGGTTGTGGAGATGGGGAATGGATTTCATGGCGATGATGGCGAAGGTGAAGAACACCACCACAATGAAGATTTTGTTGACCATCATGAGTCCAAGGAAGAACATGAAATACCAACATTGATAATGGTTGAGCACTAG